GATCGCAAGAAAGGCACGCGCAGCCGCGCCTTTGGCTCCTCCAGTCGCGAAAATCACGATGCCAGCAGTTTCTACAATAGCTCGTTGTATGCCTCGCTGCCGGTAGAGAGCACAGCCGCCTATACTCAAGCCGAACTGCCCGCCGAGCTACACAACCGTATTCTTAACCACAGCAGTGAAGCGATGCACGAGCTACCTGATAATAGCGTGCATCTGATGGTGACCTCACCGCCCTACAACGCCGGCAAGGAATATGATCTTGACCTGGACCTGGGCGAATACCTGGCCTTGCTGCGGCGCGTGTGGGCTGAGACCCTGCGCGTGCTGGTGCCTGGCGGGCGCGCCTGCATCAACGTGGCCAATTTGGGCCGCAAGCCCTACCTGCCGCTGCACGCCTTCATCATCAACGACATGCTTTCGCTGGGCTACCTGATGCGCGGCGAGATCATCTGGGATAAGGCCAGCTCGGCCGGCGGTTCGACGGCCTGGGGCTCCTGGCGCAGCGCCAGCAACCCCACGCTGCGCGATGTGCACGAATACATCCTCGTGTTCAGCAAGCAGCGCTTCGGCCGCCCAGCACCTGCGGGCAGCAAGCGCTACAGCGTGCCGCGCGATGACTTCCTGCAGAACACGAAGAGCGTGTGGAGCTTCCCCACGGTGTCGGCGCGCAAGATCGGCCATCCGGCGCCCTTTCCGTTGGAGCTGCCGCGCCGCCTGATCGAGCTATACACCTTCCCCGGCGAAGTGGTGCTGGATCCTTTTATGGGCAGCGGCACTACGGCGCTGGCCGCCCAAACTATGCAGCGCGTCTACCTAGGCTACGAGCTGGACAAAAAGTACATTCACCTTGCCAATCAACGTCTCGAGGGAAAATAAATGGAAAGCCTGTGGCACTCCGTAGATCAATTTGCCGAGCAGCACCTCCACCCCAATGACCCTGCCTTGACGCAGGCCCTCGCCGCGGCACAAGACGCCAAGCTGCCCAACATCCAGGTGTCGGCGATGCAGGGGCAATTCCTGCACATTCTGGCACGTGCCATTGGGGCGCGCCACATTTTAGAAATCGGCACGCTGGCCGGCTACAGCGCCATCTGCCTGGCCCGCGCCCTGCGGGCGGATGGTTTGCTGGTCACGCTGGAGGCGGACGCCACGCATGCCGAGGTGGCGCAAGCCAACTTCGCCGCCGCCGGCCTGGCGCCGCGCATTCGCCTGCTGGTGGGGCCAGCCTTGGAGACGCTGCCTACCCTGCTGGCGGAGTTTGCCCAGCGTTTCGATCTGTGCTTTTTGG
The DNA window shown above is from Anaerolineales bacterium and carries:
- a CDS encoding site-specific DNA-methyltransferase, whose amino-acid sequence is MAADKPDRKKGTRSRAFGSSSRENHDASSFYNSSLYASLPVESTAAYTQAELPAELHNRILNHSSEAMHELPDNSVHLMVTSPPYNAGKEYDLDLDLGEYLALLRRVWAETLRVLVPGGRACINVANLGRKPYLPLHAFIINDMLSLGYLMRGEIIWDKASSAGGSTAWGSWRSASNPTLRDVHEYILVFSKQRFGRPAPAGSKRYSVPRDDFLQNTKSVWSFPTVSARKIGHPAPFPLELPRRLIELYTFPGEVVLDPFMGSGTTALAAQTMQRVYLGYELDKKYIHLANQRLEGK
- a CDS encoding O-methyltransferase, which produces MESLWHSVDQFAEQHLHPNDPALTQALAAAQDAKLPNIQVSAMQGQFLHILARAIGARHILEIGTLAGYSAICLARALRADGLLVTLEADATHAEVAQANFAAAGLAPRIRLLVGPALETLPTLLAEFAQRFDLCFLDADKANLPAYFDWARQLTRKGGLIISDNVVRGGQVLAGEDANSAGARTLVELLGRQAGPSTLLQTVGSKGYDGFAISLVE